The sequence CCATTGTGCCAGCTAGTGAAGCCTGTAAATCTATTGATGCAGACCGAACGGATGAGCTGCGCGTATCTGCTCGTGTCCGTGTGCTGGCCGACGCGGGCTATGAAACGCAATCGATAGCCAGCAGCCACGTCCCCTCGGCTGGGCTTGTCTTTCTGGGGCCTCGGCCACTTCACTTTTTGAATGATCACACTGTACTTAACCCTCCCAAGTTCACCTGGGCTACACCTCCAAATCTTCATTAGCAAAGACCTTCGAAGACATTCAGAAGGCTTGTCAGTTTATTTGCTTCTATTACAACCATATTTATATCCTGTTACCGAGCCTGTTTTAATTGCAAGATAATGGAGTTTCACGAATGACTGATTTTTGCCCACTTGGATAACTTCATCATCATAAAAGAAGGCTCTAAGGAGGCTGGTGTCTTCatcattttctctccttgcaGCACATCCCTGCAAAACTGCTCAACTGCTCTTTCCTGCAAAGCCCCCGAGCACGgcatgctgctgcagcagcctcatGTTACCCATTCTGTTCCCAAGGAAGCTCTTACAGACTCTTTATCTCAGCCAGAGCAGAGAAGCATTTAAGCTGCAGTGCCAAGCATTAAAAACATGCAGAGGAAAGCAGTCACACTCGCCTGGAGGCCTGGAGCTTCTCCTGTGTCTGGCGACATACCACAGGGTATGGTTCAGGTGTAGGTTGGGACCAGGGGCCCtgtttcttggtttgtttttaatgctgctgAGCTCAATCACACTTTTCCTGCACCCAAACCAGGGGACCCACTCATGAGGACACGGGCTGGCCGTGCCAGTGCTGGTttggctgctgggggcagcaccgggggcgGGAGAGCAAAGGGGCCCTTCCCTACGGCCTGAGGGGAAAACACAAACCAGTCCCGCTGCTGACACTGTAAAAAGGGAAATGCTGGGTATTTTCAGTGTTCAAACAACAGAGGTCCATGTAACCACCCATCAGCTAACGCCTGCAAGCAGCTATTCTGTGAAGTGTGAAGTGTAAGCACTGCACCCTGCTTCTTACAGAAATGTCAGCGACCGTGCTGTCATCTGCAGGTTGCTAGGATGTCTGATTTCccaggaaacaaagaaatacacggctttaaaataaagacagcaaAGGACTCATGGATTGTGTCTTGGTTCTTTTATTACATTGAAAAACTGTATGGTACTACCCTACTGAtagaagaaaagctgtggaaaacttttcttcagaaaggagaaaaaaatgacatgaaaatcGTTGTTGTTACAAATGATGAAGTTTGGGCTGGGATGTCTAGCTGTTGTTTCCCAGTTGAGTAGGCTCTTGATGGAAGTTTCTGCTTTAACAAGctagggagaaaaaagaggagaaacgGATTAAGGgatttgttttttccacagatTTGAAAAAATGTGAGGAAGTGTTTGCCTAGAAGAAGGACATTAGAAAGGTTGTGTGCATCCAGATGTCAGATTTTAGTAATTACTTTCCCACCCATCCTTACATGTGTTTCCTAGCTATGATTCAGATCAATAAAACTGAATTATGGGGAATTGTTCCAGACACAAAACAGACTGTGAGGTGTGTTGGAAACAGCCAGGGGTATTTGCTACCTACACTAGGTGTGCTGCAAGACCAGTTACAGAAATGGAAGGAGGGGATCAGAAATTTCTGTGAGGTGCATTCCACCCTTCTAAAGTGAAGCCTTTTGCCTCCTGTGATAATGTAGATGTGGGTTTGGTAGCTACACCTTTTCCATGGTGTTAACTGAGGGCTTTTGCTCACATCAGAGCCCCGTTGCCCACAGGTCCCTGGCTCTGGTGGGCCATGGACACCACCCCTCTGTGCAAGAAGCTGGTCTTCTTTGGGTTTAGCCAGCTCTTCCTGCGTGTGCCCCGGGCACTCTGAACCCCCactgggaaggagaggggggtCTGTCCTGCTTTGGAGCTGCAGGGCATCCGTGGGGACAGACGGGCAATGTCTCGTGCGAGATGTTACCTTCCTCGACTGTGCGGTGGTAGAAGCACCAGGGGACACCGGCGGGGTGTGCCCGGAAGCAGCACTTCCTATTTGTGCACTCCTTGGCTGTGATGCCAGGGTAGCCGCAGTTCACTCGGACCCGAGGGTCGGCAGGACAGACTTTCTtaactgcagaaagcaaaaaggaaggaaggaagaaggctGCGTTACTTTATGCTCCATGTACCTGGTGGCAGAATTCACAAATGAAAGGCAAGTGCGGCCCGTGAGAGAGCTCAACAGCCACCGTGACCTTCTCCATGTTGATTTCAGGCAGCAATACCACCCAAGTCCTTGCCATACCTGGTAGGCAAAACTAAATGCCAACAGATGAGGAATTGCTGCCACACCAGAGGATCTAGAGGGGCCAAAATTCACCCCTAAAAGTGCCTGGCGGGCAGCAACCCAGCCTGTCTCCCATGGTGGTGCCACGGACACTGGCCTCAGGTCCGGGGCTGTCTCTGTCTTGGCCCAATCTTTAGAAGGCCATAGCCCACCTTTGCATGCCAGCTTCAGTAGTGGAGGGGAGGTAAGCCATCTAGGGGAAACCACAGCTCATTCAgcaaattaaaagtaaaatcaaagGTGCAGAGGAAACCTTTGTGGGGATGCAGCCAACAGATAGGAACTGCAGCTGTGGAGAATCTATGTTAAGAGTCCCCTTCCACAgcattaaaacctttttttttttagtggtttCACCACACAGCCTGAATAATTAAGTTTTCCTCTCCTGGAAGACTCCTGCTTTAAAAATCAGCTCTGTGAAAATGACACTTTAAGATGCagccatttctttttcaagattttCATGAAATGCAAGCAGTGTTCAAAGGCAAAATCACTTTTTGTCCTCCAACAATTCGAAGCCTTGTTGACCGATCTTGATTTGTATCAAGTTACTTTATTTGCTAGCGTTGCCTTTGTACCCCCACTTCCCCTCATTTCATGTTCCCAGGGCTGATTGTGCAACTGCTGAGGTTCTCCTAAGAAGGGGTTGGCACTGCAAGTGTAGCTTACACTCAACAGTTACATAAAATATGCACCCAGTCCTTGAAGGACTCGGGTGACCAGATCCAACCCTCTCTGAGAACACAAGGGCAAAAAATGGAAGCAGATGTTTGGATTTTCCAGGGGTCTTTAGAACGAAGAatctaatagaaaaaaaaaaaaaaaaaaaaaaaaagatctgctcTGGGATATTTTGGAGATTTCACTGAATGAAGACTAGGAGCaaaaataggaaaggaaaaaaagaaccaccAGTGGAAATATACTGGGAAACAcatagaaaaggaagggagtGGCAAGTATCAACAcaatctaaggaaaaaaaaaaaaggaaaaacctaAATGTTACAGGATACCTGTGGTGTTAAACAACCACAGATGGATTCATCTGCTGAGGACGCTTCGTGACTCTTCATGATCTCTTCAATATGCAGTGCTAAAGTCATTGTCATGCAGAAAACCCATTTAAATAAGTGCAGAGGATCCCGCGTTCCACTGATCAACAAGACCACAACTGgcagtgaaatgtttttaaataatcagCTTGGGCTACTTGATAACTAGAAgcctgaaggaaaaggaaataccTTATGCAGAGAGGACAAGTTACAAGCCTGATGGACAGGCAGGATTTGACTTTGTACTTTCTTACCAGAGGTCTTCTAACAGAGGTGTGTGCCTGCTTCATTGGCctaagagcaaagcagagctaCTCCCTGGTTGTCCACATTTCTGTATGAGCAAACACTAGGTAAATCAGTGTTTTTGGTGGCGATATTACCTTTCTTTGGTTTAGCAGTGAAGCACCAGGGGACGCCAGGGACTGAAGCGTTGAAGCAGcacccagctttcctgcagtcCGCTGCTGAGATTCCCGGGGGACCACAGTTCTTCCGCTCCCTGGGGGCTATTTTACACTGGCATTTTGCTGTTGAGGACAGAAATCCTAAGTTACTGGGTGTCCGTTTGCACATTTGTTAGTGGAGGTGCATTTATAAGGAGGCTACTGAAAGCAGTGAACTTTCCTAGACTCTGTCCATCTTGCAAGTGTACACTTTCTGTCACTTGCTAAGACCAGAAATTGTCTGTTTTAAGATCTGCTTGTAGTAAAAAGATGGCAGGTGAAATGCTGGCCCCATTACGGTAAGGTCTGTACTTCACCCATAAGTATCTTGTGGTCTCACCTGCAGTCAACCCAGCCCAGCACAGTGGGGGCTGTGGACTTCAAATAGACCACATCAAACGgtacaaaacacagctttagATGTTACGCTAGTAAATGTTTGTTGGTTTGCCAATGTCACATGAAGAAAGAACGAGTAAAGGGTCCTGGGGGTATAAGACAGgtgtaaaaatacaaattctttgCTTTGCCTTCAGTTAACTCTAAAATCATAGGGTTATGTGAGAATAGTCACAGctttacttttaatattttaagtctATTACATGGCCATCCACAACCAAGAAATTCTCGGCACGTCCCTACGTGTCTGCTGTTGGTCTGCTGAGCTCCTTGCTTTCCACTTCTTCAGTTGTCTAAATGCCTTCCATTGCGGAGGCAGATAGACTTCTCTGAGATTGTATTAACATAGAAATGTAGCATAAAATAGATAGAAGAATAGATAGAATAGTCAGAAGACTACTTAGGCAGAGCTAGCTCCTGTTCCAGTCCCTATCTTGTTCTAGTGAGCTTCTGAGCATTTCTGTCCCTCTGCCTTTGTGGCAGGTTCCCGGTTATGCCACCCACATAAGAGTTCACCTGTGgtcttttttgctgttgttgttgccatagctttctctgaaagactttttaaaaaagactcCAGCTTTGGGAATAGTGTCAGAACAAGACTTTCACTGTCTGATATGTGAACTGGAGACATGCCCATGCCGCCTGTACAATCAGTAGGTTCAAGCCCACATACATACCTGCAAAAGCAACAGGAGATAAATGTACTTACTTGGTGGTGTCTTCCCTTCTGTCATGGTGAGGGCTACAACAAGGATGACGGAGAGCACGCAGATCCCTTTCAGATCCATTGCTCCTGGGAGCCCTCAGGcctccagctgctctggcaGAGAAAGTTCCTGGAAGAAAGGTGCTGCTTTCCCTTGAGCAGCTCGTTTTATACGGTCCTCATGTTTGCCCAGAGAGATCTGATAACATTGTTCCCTATGAAGCTTCACCCAgatgttggctttttttgttgttgtttaattagGAAATGTTGCCATGCATATTTTGATATCCCTGAGATAAATTTCTAGGTTCCCGTGATCTATTGATCACATATCTATTACGTACCCACAGATCACGTATCTATTACGTGATCCCATAATCTATTAATAGGATATTACTGCATGTCTCTGGCAGCCCGAGCTGATTTCATTGCTATTAGAGTATTTCAAATCTCTGAGCAGCTTTAAATGGTTGCCaccactgaaaaatatatacacatatttccCTTCCAAGTGTGTCCTTTCTGACACAGATTTTCCCTGGCCTTAAGTTTGAGTTACGCTTACTTTGAAACCAAGTAAGGCAGGACAGCTGAAGGTGTGACACCTTCAAGCTATGGGAGACTcgggagagagaaggaaagtttATATGGGATCTCAGTCTGACCCACTGGGGTCTGTAGTTGTCCAGGGGCCAGACACAAGAAGCCCAGATGATATTTTGGAGTAGTTGTCCTGCACCAGGATGTTTACCTCATGGAAATCTTGCTTCTTTaaagaacagcttttcttctgaatatttttttcactttactAGTCCCATCTAGGTGAACCTAGATACAACATACATATACTATCAATTCCAAGGGTTTGTGACTTAGCCCCCGGGGAATTCTTCCTGTTCATCATTAGATGAGGATTTAACGCATTTTTTTGATCTTCGGTAGAATTTACGTCTTCATGACTTTGATTACTATAGACgaatttgttttctgcctctttcctcAACAAGGTTTAAAGCAAGAACCTGAAAATTCTGCGGTTGTGTTTTGAAGGCAATTTATTTGTCAAGAAGCATTCTGAACCCTACAGGAGGGATTTGGGTctacaaggaaaataatatcagatctcatttttcttctgcttaacTTATCTGAGACTTTATTTATGTCCATCCCTATTGAATATATAGATAGCACTTCTCACCGAAAGCCATGATTCGGAAATCAGGTACTGTGTATGCTTCATCGCATGAGGTACCAAGCTGCAGGCATCAGAGGACCATGTGCCAGCCCTCACGCCTCTCACTTCCATCCCCAGGAGGGAGCATCAGACCTAAAATTCACCTGTTTTTCTCCACGCGCACAATGCTGACCGCACTCCCAAAGGTCAGCGGTGATGCCTGGCCCGAGGGAAGTCAGGAGGGACTTTTCCACCGTCCTTCCTCAGCAGGTACCAGGAGGGATGGGCTGCAACACTGCCTTTCTGCGGCAGCTGTGCGGTGTtcgtgctgctgcagcagctcacgGGAGATTATCAGCCCACGGCATGAGTCAGGCAAGCCACCGATAACACTTGTCCCTCCTGCCTCTTACGGGACATTAGTTAAGTCCTTATCTGCAAGCTGTCACCTCCTGGGCCCGATCCCACCATGCACACAAAGGCAAATATTGCACCGAGTTCTCGCTGCGGAAAGGCTGCGTGATTGGCATCTTAAAACAAACACCCTAGAAGAAATAAGCTTCACGCTTTCTGCCAGCGGATTACTTTAAGATCTTTGATATGTTTATGTAGCAAAGCCTTGGACATTATCTGGGGTTTCTCTGCAAATGTGTTTCCTTCCCTGAGGCTGGCATCCACCCAGACCTTTCGGTAGCTCTGCGTTGAGCTCCTGAAGGGGGCTGGAAGGGCTCCTCAACCCATCAACCAACAGCACTAATTAGGTTTTCATCCAAAAGGGAGTTTGGGATCCTAAAGGGAATTTTATTCTGTGGTTAGAACGAGTGCTACATGAAATATCTGTCTGATCAATGCCACTGTACACTAGCCCACAAAATAAATCTCAAGTTTTGcacattcattaaaataactaaCCATAAGAGATAAAAAGTCAGAGGCAGAGCAACAAGAAATCTCTCCcgtttggggatttttgggggttGTCTTTGGCGATTTTGCTCCTTCAAGCTGTGCCAGGGATGCTCAGCAGAGGGGAGGACCCAGGAGCAGTGCTAGTCTCACAACACCAGCTAGGCAAAGCTCACTTCATGCTGTTCACTGCAACGCTGCTTTTTAGGAGTGTTTATGGAAACCGTAGGAATGAGCAATATTCTCCTCCCTTATCGTGAGGCTTGCTGTTTGCCTTGCTTCTCGACAGCCGCTGGTGCCCTTGGCTTCCCTCACAGAGCTTCTTCTCTAGCCCGAGTAGGAAATCCCTGTGTTTTTGAAGCTAAAAGGTCAATGCTTTGAGTGGGCGTGGGAGGGATCTAACAAGGCTTTGTGTAGATGTCTGTCTGCTGTAAAACATGCCCGAGAATTTTGTTTCCCACAAAGCAAGCAGGAGGATGTTGTGCAGACCTTGTGCTGCAGCTTGGAGGTGGGCAGAGCGTGGGCGCTGCTCGCCTTTGTTGGgcacaggctggggctgggttttccctttctctttcaggGAGGGCCCTGTTTCGGAAGCAGTCAGCCAAGCCAGGCTTCGCAGGGGAGCTGAGAAAAGCCACTGCTGGAAAAAAGCGACCAAACCTAACTGTGGAGTACGAGACCATAAAGCTTGAAGCTGCACATGCCAATAAGCACAGGCTGTGATAAGGGACAGGTGAGACTTtggaaaaaattaaacacatatTTACCAAGTCAGGagcaaacagaaacagagaggAGCTGCGTGACCCTCACATACACCTGAATTTGGGTGAACATTCCTGCAGGAGGAGAACACGACTGCACCGTGCTTTGTGTCTGCTAAGCTCACCCTCGGTGGGACCAAAGCCTGAACTGCATGGGTCTGGAGAAAGAACtacagaaggaggaagaagccTTGAGCTGtaaaggggagaggaaaagaaaaaagaaaaataaatttcaaaaaaagGGAGCAGTAAGGATAAGGGATACAACAGGGTCTCTGACAGGCCTCTGTGCTGTCTTGATGCATACGCTGGGAGCAGTGAGAAAACCCTGGCATTTCTGGAGCAAACGAGGGAGAGGGCCGTCAGCCTCCCACATATTTTAACAAGATGAATGAGCACACAAAAGCTCTCAGTTCAGGTTGTTATTTGCCTATCTACCAAATAACACTGCGggttcagaaaataaacagagaaaaccTTACATCTTAACCCTGGGAACGAATGGTTCAAAGTAAGCATTGAGAGCCATTCAGTCATATCGCTTAGATAAATACACCTCCACGAGATATATTAACGTAGGTGTCCAAACCAACTTTAACTTGGTATGTACAAACCTTTTCAGgggacttttaaaaaagaatacatCCTTTCTACAAACCAGAGGCAGTGCTGGAGAAGGACTTTTGTCACATTTTTGTGGTCAGCATCTATACACaaggtaaacaaacaaaaaaataattatgtgaaGTTAATCAAATATGTAACTCAAGAGTTTAGTCAGATCTAAAAGTCTGAATTTCAACATCCAATACattgcaaaaagattttttgcAACTGCAAAGCTCAGTGCCAATTTAGAAATCTAGATTTGAgcatattatttttcctaatgctCTGGATtttcacacattgcttgcattCACTTTTTGGAGGGAGCACCAAAACATCAGAAAACGCTTACGGCTCCTGAGGTGAGGTGGGGACCAGCCTGTGGAGAAAAGGACACAGTGGCTGCGACCAGCAACAGGGAAAGACacattccttcatttcttttctagaGCCCATCACTGCAGTGACCCAGAGAGGGGAAGAAACTTCTGAAATGGGCCTGAGAAATGTGGTTCAAGAGGTAGCTGTTGAAAGGAGTCTTTATGGTAATGATCATGATGTATTGCATTTTAACATGCCCCAAGCAGTAAAAAAGCCCAAATCTTGATCTATTACGGAAATACGTAAGCCAGGGAAACATTAAAAGGAACTTAAAGGATGAGTAAAATGGGTGAAAAGCTTGCAAACAGCAGGGTGGTGCTGTTTAGAGGCGCAATATGAGACCCTCAGGAGTAAATACTTAcccccaaaatatatatatgtgaaaagGATATCCTCATGCACATATGTAGGCCCAGAATAGTTAAACGATAGAGCAAAGGGTgctactggaagaaaaaaggctgtttGTCTCAAAgccaaataaagaaaacagaagaaaagactgaCTACAAGGAAGTAAAATCAGAAAGAGGTAAACAAATAACTTCTTCTAAGATAGGAGACAAAGGTCAGTTATCACAAGGGGGAGAAGAGGCTTTTTGTTGTTCAACGCACTCAGAAATGATGTGGAAATGTTGGTGAATAATGAGGTGATGAATATGCAGATgattcagaattatttttcatattttttcaaaagtgcAGGTAACTGAAGAGTTGCAGAAATTTCTTACAAGACTGAGTGACTGAGTGATAAATGTCAAATGAAAGGCAGAGTGGGTAAGTGTAAAGTAAAGTgcatggaggaaaaataacCTAATTATACGTAAACACAAAGATGGGCTGTAAATTAGCTCTTGTCACTCAGAAAGAGATCTTTGCATCACTTTGGATACACCAATTGAATATTCAAAGTGTCAAGCAGGCAAATTAAGTTTTAGTTGTTGTTAGGAAAGGGATTGAGTACAAAGAGTTTTGACACCACTGCCATCCCCGCTGTGCCCACACCTGCATCCTCTTGTGAAGTACTGGTTGCCCCCAagttaaaaaggagaaagtgtAATTAGAAGAGATGCTGAGAAAAGCCCCCTGGCTCATGGGAGCAATGAGCTATGAAAACAAGTTTTGAAGAATGTAAGGATCTTAGAAACTATGCCGTCACAGGCCAGAAGGAGAAGTTTTCTCGTGGCTAAAGAAGGAGGTAACAAGCAAGGGGTGGGAGTCAGTGGATGGTTTTCACTGCAGGGAAAGGTCAGGAGGAGTCTCCTGCAGAGCTATGCTGAGACCTTTGCAGAGTAACAAACTTTTAAACCATCTGGAAAAGGAGGTGAGAGGGTAAAATTTGTTGACAACACAATGCTTCCATGGTGGTAAAGATATGATCAAGTTGTGCAGATGGATTTTGCAGAACTGAATGACTGCAGAATAAGATGGCAGGTGAACATTTCCAATGCATGCCAGGGAAAGGAGCGACCCTaccttttcaaacaaaatgatGAGCCCTGAGCTGGTTATTATCACCTGGGTATGAGTGAGTGCAGTGTATGATATTAGCATGTGGAGTACGAGAGAATTTTATGAAAACACCAGCTTACTGCTTAGCAACCATGAGAAAATCAAATGACAGGTGAACAGTTATTAGTGAAGGGATAGCACAGAGCACGGAGAACACTGCTAAGCCATCTTATAAACCCACACTACATCTGCTTTCTCCTTGCCCTATTTTCCATCTCCTGCCTGTAAAAGGTCCTGTGATGGGGATGAAGGGAAAGCTGGCATTGTGGGATGGCATTTGCACCAGGGATGACCATGTACACTGGGTATCTCCAGGCTACAAAATGTATAAAAGtcacaagaagaagaagaatataCCATTAGCTCATTGTCTCACCTAATGTAAAAATTTGATCACCTGAGTGACACATTCAAAGCAAGTGAAAAAGTATGGTGTTTCACTGAGCATGTGGGAATGATGTAGTTAAGCTGTGGAGCTCCCTCCTGCATGATGTTGTGGATACTAAAACTTCACGTGGGTCTGGAAAGCAATTGGATGAACTCATAGAAGAAAACTGGTTTGGAGCAACAGGTCTGTCTCAATGACTAAGCTGCAAATCACTGGAGGTTGGAAGAGTAATCTGGGAAAGTGTCACTGCCCTTTTGACTTGCTCTTTAACTCTTACCATGGCATCTACTCTGGCTGCTTTTGAGGACAGGATGGCTGGACTGGACTTCAGCTGGCTGGACTTCAGCTAATGTCACTCATTACTTCTCAGAATACTGAAACCAGAAAGGCAGTCAATGAAATGATGAGGCAGCAGTTGTACATGAGGAGAACACAGTGTATGACTACACTGGAATTCATTGCTCCAAAAGCAGAAGGCTAGAGGTATGGAAGGGCTAGAAGACTACCCAGGGGAGAGGGCCATTGGCAGTTGCTGTTTATGGTGGTCAAGGTATAAACTCTCTTTCAGAAGACTCTAAATCTCTGGCTATTGGTCTGGGAGGACCTACCAGGAGAAGGATTGCTCCATACTTCTTCTTCAAGATTTTCTGTAAGCACCTGTGACTGGCCATGCCTGACACAGGATCCAGGCTAGAGAAGGATTTAGCCTGGCTTAGTCTGGCCAATCACATGATTTTATCACTACTTCtgatttttgctatttttcgGAGCATCTTTTTGAACTTTCCTGGATTGATGAGTTTAATCATCTGGTGAAAGTTTAGAGTTCAAAATTAAGAGAATCTAGTTTGGTTTTAATTCTGAATCTGTTAAAAAAGTCCCAGTTTGGAGAACGGAAAATGCTGTGATGGGTGGAGTTTCACAGACACTTCTGAAACTCACCCAAACCCAAAGCAAACCCACCCCCGCATATCGGTTGTGATTACTGGAAGAAAGACCCAAAACTAGCACCACTCATgaagggggtggtggtggtttttctgGCTTGGTTTCCTCCCACAGTTActggtgggagggagggagggaaggatgcTGGCAGGTGCAGAGAAATACATCGCAGCCAGCGATGGGTATGAGCCGGCCAGCACCTCTCACGGGGAACGGGGAGGCACCAAGGCTGGTTGGTGGCTCTGAA comes from Anser cygnoides isolate HZ-2024a breed goose chromosome 1, Taihu_goose_T2T_genome, whole genome shotgun sequence and encodes:
- the LOC106036076 gene encoding trefoil factor 2-like, translated to MDLKGICVLSVILVVALTMTEGKTPPTKCQCKIAPRERKNCGPPGISAADCRKAGCCFNASVPGVPWCFTAKPKKVKKVCPADPRVRVNCGYPGITAKECTNRKCCFRAHPAGVPWCFYHRTVEEAC